The genomic segment TCACGCCACCTTAGTTTCCTCTTTTccaccaaaataaatgaatatgatAATCCTAAAactatatcattttttttttcaatctgttTTGTTTTAAGAGCCGGAAGGAGGAATTTATGAATGccaaattgaaaacattttcataattgaaaaaaatgattccGAAATATCTTCACTCTGCGTGCCAATTCATCCAGAAAAACGACTCCCCAGCGATGTATTTGGAAAAAGTGTTTCTTCAAATTCTGATGGACATATGACGGTATTTACCAACATTGGATTTTTAATCTGAGTTATTCTGATACCATCTAAAACCAGACTTCTTTTTAACGTTTAtagatatatattgatatattatttacatatatatatcattttatagCCAACTCAAAACTATCGAACCTGTCACTATAATATGCCAGCACTTAGGTTTAGATGAATTTTCAATAGTTAACTGAAATGTTTCTTTTTCGCAGGCTTGCTCTGCAACAAGAGGAAAGAACTGCTCTTCTGCAATTCATTTACCGGGGTTTTGTTATAGAAGTTCTGATTTTGGAAAGACGTGGAATATGgataaacggtcaagaaatgcaggtaaaacaatttaatattatgaaaatatttttcactcCTAATTAATATCAGCATAAAAAGTATGGATTATTTTTGCAGCTTGCGGTGTGGAAACAGTCGACGTCATGTTCGTTCTTGATGGTTCGGCTTCAGTAGTCGGTCACTTTCAAAAGATTAAAGATTTTGCAACGAATATCACGGCCTTGCTTGACATAGAAAAGGGTACAATACACGTTGGAGTCATTCAGTATTCAACGTTTATATGGCAAAGGTACATAGATTCATTTTATATAGAGATAAACTATGCTGTACTTTCTGACTCGGTATAGTCAGGTCGATAAGGCTTTAAAATGTTGGCAGTTTCGGACACAAAAGTTTACAATATTACACTCTACATTCAATTTCTCAGGTGTGTATTAAGACCGCTGAACTTTTAATCTTgactaatttttgttttttgataatAAGTGTTTCATTTAcagttttcattttaatgtggttttatcatttatattcaAACAGTCCCCAGCATCgaaaaaattacatcaaaaCGGAATTAAAACTAGGAGAGTTTCAAAATTTGGAAGATTTTCAAGCAAGTATATTTATGCAATCTAACTAAAATTATAGACTACTGGCACAACTCCAATACATCGCTAATTTCGTACGAATAATTGTTGGGCAATGGTTTGTCATATGGTCTTCTTGAACTGGTAAGTAATTCTTGTACCCAAACTGAGACCGAACGAAAGACCTATCGCGAAATTCTATGCTGGAATTGTATCAAGCTTGATAAATCAATGGATTTTCCAATAGAATTTCAGCTTTATGTATAATGGGGATCAATAGTAATTCAATATATAATCTATTTCCAGGAAGCCATGTCGCATGTAAATATTAGCATGGGTAGCACAATGACAGGTGCTGCATTAAAAAAAGTCGTTGACGATTTCACACAATCTGAAAGATATAACTCTTCGACCAATAAGCAAGTTATGATACTTCTTACCGACGGGCGGTAAGAAAAATTTTTGTTCTTTGTAATAAACTCTGATATTGCGGAATAATGTATAAAAATCCTTATCTCATTTTTATTAGAATATGACAAACTTTTAGATTTAAAAATTACGATTTTTGCCAGTTGTTTGTAAATAACCAGAAAAGACAACAAAAGGGCTAGTATTTAAGTTATATGATGATGTGCAAATGGAGTTTTTCGCCTATTTTTTATCCGACAATTTGCCCATTTTTTCTTGGTTAACGATCAAAAGATAACATTACTCAAGTTAATCATTGAACGTGAGTGATTTATatgaattttatgttttcagttCAATATATTCGAAGCGAGTAACACTTTATGCTCAACAACTTCGTGACTTTGGAGTTGTTCCTTATGCGATTGGAGTTGGACAGGAAATTGATGACAATGAACTGAgagtaataatactttattaaaaaaacgttGCATAGTGTATATAGATTTAGCATTTGCCTATAGCTTAAGAAATAGGCTATTAAGCAGTTGattgggcgctcccgaagtatgtgcaccaagatgacgcacaatctgaaccctaaccaggtactgACTACTTTATACCATAgagtaggggtgggcaaaatttttaggataagagccgcatgcggcaagtcagaaatatgtgagagtcgcataattgaaattaataatattataataccGTGAACTGAAAAGAACTTTACACAAACGTATAATATTGCAAAGTATTCATTGCGAGGCCATATCAGAAGTAGTTGACTTGTGTGTTCCCATCCTATCTGAAAGTTTTTAAAAGTCTTGGTAATATGTGCCAACGCATCAACAAACATTTGATCATTGCGATGTAAGATTTATCATTTGACTGATTTAACTTCAAATTCTACGctacgattttcatactaaaacataatttgtcttaatcatttcTGAAAATTTCTCCAACCGCttgttaattaaaaaaaaagatctGTTACGCTACAGTTTCTCTAAGTtgaatttggataataattatTGCTAGCGAGAAGAGCCGAACAAAAACTCAGGCGAGACGcatgcggctcgcgagccgcggTTTGCCCACCGTTGCTATAGAGTAATCAAAATACAAATTGTTTAGGTAATTTTTCTTAAATACTAAGGTGATTGCCACGGGAACAGATACTGACGTCAGAGTAtataaagttgaaaattttgaaggaCTGAATGATATTGTTGATGATTTTCAAAGTGAAATCTTGAGCTCTCAGTTAGAATGTAAGTCAAGGTGTTGTTTTTCTGGCATGTGATCATGCTGTTTGACTTGAGTACCAATTgcatttttagtttttaaataTGCATGTGTCTCCTCCAACTGGAGTCTCCTGCTACTCTACATTTTGTCGTATTTCAGAAAAATCCGCCAGTACAAAAATGAATTGTTCGCTGATCAATTTAAATCCACAAGTGTCACGTGTTTGAGCATTGGTCTCTAGTTATAAACGAACTTTCACAAATTCGGCGCTTCGGCAGAACAACTGTCCGATACTTGCTCATTAAAGAGAAATCTGAATTACTGTCTATACTGCAATGTTGTGTATATTCTAAAATTTACGTGTAAAATTAGTTTAACTCagaataatttttcgaaatattcaattttgtattttattcacTGTCCTGTATTCCACCTTCGCATCACAATGACAACGCTTCATTCAAATTGGAAGTTGGCGAGACAGGATTTTCGTCGCATTATGGAGCTATAGTGAAAGATGAAAACAATACCACAGTAAGTTTATATAGCCTTACGAAACTGGGTAATattgattttgttttaattgCTTTATTTTGAGTAATTTTTGTCAATTGTGAGTTGTGACTGCAATGTATCTTATTTGGGTGTGTGATGTGTCTGTCTTGAGCAGCGATGCCAAAAAAGAGTTAATTTATATTCTTCCCCAGTCTCAATTTTGGTTTACTTTGAGGCATAACAGAGTATCACGATGGAAAGTAGAATCCGCTGGAGATGAAAACCGAGTTTCATGTTGAGTTAAGTTGCAAAGTTTAGTTGACTATTGCCTAAAGAAAAACGGGTATGTTTGAAGTTATTTGTTAAATACTAGATGAAGGCGCTTTGTTATCAATAATAAAGTAAGTATGATACTCAAGTCCCTCGGTTTCATCAATGAATGTTGAACGATGAAGTGGAAAAGTAGTATTTTACTGTTTATATAATTTGAAGCAGTTAATCTTGACAAACTGTAACATAACGTGCAACAACAACAAGATTGCAAGATAAAATTGACATAGCATAATAGTGTATTAACGAAAACGTAAGTGAGCTCTCTTTTAACAGCAAATGTAGAATGCtagtattttataaaaattaatattaaactaGGGATAGAggattgggtactcccgtagtatgtaaaccaagatggcggagactagaacgtagtatgtgtaccaggttagggttaggccataatttcaggtacaaatactacgggagtcacttggctagtcgaaatcgtaatagaactgaaataaggaaaatttaaataaaattatggcctatgacctggtacaaatactacgtgtCTAAACCggtgtcggccatcttggttcacatactacaggggCGCCGATGATTGcgtatatatttaataaacacACACAGAAATGAtttcaagtaaaatattttgcaaaatatttagCAATCTCCAAACATTGtaataaatgtttcaaattcGGCAAACAATATTATTAGTATATAGGAATacagtgaaatttttttccatcTATGTGTGAAAGATTGTCACGGCAAACATATATGTTTCCTTTTAGGTAATCAtagtaaatattgaaaaaaactctaacttataaaattatatattatacatgTCCAGAGTCTCAAAATACGCAATCAGTTTCACCAAACTGTTGGCGCTTCATGGGAATGGACATGTgtgagataaaaataaaatcatttcttCAAATTTCACGTAAAACTTTCATAACCACATATTAGATTTAAAGTATATAAATAGTAACGAATTGTTGTCCATTCCGAGAGCGCAACACGTGAAAGAAAGAACGTTAAAATTGTATGCCGCATATTCAATGTATTCGCATGTACTACAATAATATCcttaatttattcatatttgcaGGCGATGCTTCATAGAATTTATAgtttaagaatcctggctgtgctcctgcttataaacattgtcatttttttattccgcctctttgccatatttcgaggctatattgttgtcagattttatcaaagctgttattgcttctttgaacagttacaaaattagtcagtattttgaaaagtaatcgaatggctcgcggagcccctggggctccgtacggagcactttgagaacctatgcaaTAGACTACGGGTTTCACGACAAACGCGAGCGCAAGCCGCCACAAGATGCGCAATATTTGAGACGTTATAGAACACAAAAAAAGAATCCCACAGAGCCCACGGAAACAACAACACGAGGTCCCATGTCCAATATATGGAAAGAAAAGCCAAATCCAAATATTTTATCCACAATTTCCCCAAATGTCATATCTTGGACGAAACCTCAACTGTAGAGTATCGTAACTTCTTAATCTACTAGTATTGTGCTAAAttgcattaaaatttcaaatgattcAACTCATGACTATAGTATCAAATGTTTTACAGTACTTTACACCTTCAATCGTAACTTCACATCATTTACAGTTAACGTTACGTACCTAGTCTACAGCGCGTCACTGATATCGATAAGTTTCCGACTTTCGCGTAGCAAGAGTTCAAAAAATCGAAACCgaagacagccgtcacgcttggcggattaaaaactgTGTTCACTcggataaaaataaaactgtgaaattttggatgaaatttttaatcTCATAGCATTCTATGAAAATTtagcaataaataaaagtaaatatttttctagCGACAACATCCACAAAAACGACTTCAACGTTGAATCAAAGCAATCAATTGTCAAAGCAATTAAGTGATCAAGTAGTTaaagaaaaacgatttttttcaacaagaaaaaaacgagaatatcggttggaaaccgaagacttatcgatcgatagttagggaatcccccaaaacagaaactgcagtttcgattcatcagctcttgtaacttgcgcactgcgcatcgcacacacacactcggcgggtctcaaaattctctcgctttacaaaaatctagatcactatatcaataattgattgataactcgctaattatacgacataattcgcccaaaatcaatagatttctggtccgagataagatgaatgcacatgcaaaatttggagcagatttaacctcgcattcgcgagatatcgcgttcatctaacagacagacagacagacatacatacagacaaatacctatcaatatacttaccgatcttaagatcgataagtaaaaactcAACATAaaagcaaaacgatccatatgtacatttcttGTCCAATAAATCCAGGAATAATGTATAAAtctaatttttcatttaattatttttttcgctCAATCTTATATAAATTTAAGAACCAAATGTTTACATCTGATATGTGTCATATACCACTGCATTACAATCTAACTAACATGCATTCATTAATACAGATTTGGTGACAGGAGACTTGAGATACAACGTGCTTTGTTGGCATATGTCCCGATTTTAAGACATTTGCCTATTTTTTCTGGAGCCTTCAAACGTATAGAGGGTGACGTTACCAGTGTGTTAGGTATGTTTTGGATTGCCAAGTTTAGAAAACTACTGAAGATGTTGTTATCACAGGTTAAAGATATTTTGTTATGACCTATTTCCAGTAATTTTCCAACCCAGGCCTAAAACTCGAATTTTACTCCTATTTTAGAATTTTGGATTtaattttttcagaatattcTAAACTAATTTGTCATGGGCCGAATTATGATATAAGTCATGAATATTTTcgtgaatttaaaaacaatcatgTCGAATCATTCTGAATGGTTTAATTTTAATTCCTCCGAATCCAACTTTTTCAAACATACTTATATATCTTAGTTTGTAATAACAAATTCGGCATGATAAACTCCATCTGAACCGGCGTCCGAAAGATGTCTCGTCATTTGCCCGACAATATATGTCTTTACCCTAACTTTGGGACGGTCCAAGTGTGCCAAAAAGGTTGCCCCTTTGCGACACGGCATTTATAATAAGCCGAACTAAAAGCATTTATGAGATATATATTGTATGTTACAGCCTCCAGCATCTATGTAGAGATTTATTGCACCCAGCAGTTTTCTGAGCACATTTGGCGATTACGAAATTTCATAACTAAGAAATGTTATTCCGTTAACCCATATTGTTTGACTATTGCAACTATGTTGCTATCTGAAAATCCCCTTGCTATTGAATTTAACTACGAATGCACCCAGACAAGCAatcattttatattgaaatattccagATGTATTCAGAGATATAATTGAAGAACATCGCAAAACCTTTGACATTGATAACACACGCGACTATATTGATGAATATCTTAAACAAATCGAACTAAGAGGCGGAAAAGAATCTTCATTTAAAGTAAGCTGGATCTGAAATGTCTTGACTTTAAATTGGACCATCCAAATAGAAGTTATTTTTTACTGTTATAATGTATCGTTCTAAATATTACAGGAACAACAGCTTCTACACACGATGCGTGATTTCTTCATTGCTGGAACCGAAAATTCGTCAAGTACATTGAGATGGTCCTTTTTATGCTTTGCCCATTATCCAGAAATTCAAGAAAAAGTTTCAAAAGAAGTAAAGCAAGTCATTGGTAAGAATTGTATTTTAACACTGACTGTATACATAAGATTGATATGATATATGACAGTGCTGCCCTGGCCTTCAGTGAAATCTTGACTTGAGTATGCTTGACTAAGTCTAACACAGACTCAGCAATTTCGTTGTAATTAGTGGACCTGTACACAAAGTTCAATATACCGTAGTTATGGAATTGATTgataaatgaaatttgaaaaaaaaggaattATCTTGCCAGGGTCTGGAGTTCCCTCGATGAGTCACAAAGAAGCAATGCCATACACGTGTGCGTTCATTCATGAAATAACGAGATTTAGAACGTTGGTACCTTTAGCAATTCCGCACGTTACGACAGAAGATGTGAAATTCAAGGGATACAGAATACCAAAAGGAACACCAGTAAGACGTTTTATCTCTAGGATTTGCATATATTCTTTATAGTATTGGTCTTTGATAGTCGAATTTTATGTACAAAAATCATGTTTATATAGTTTTGTTTGTCTATTGTCCTAAATACTAAACTTTGTTCAGGTACTGCCGAACTTATATGCCGCAAATCACGACCCAAACGTCTTTGAGCATCCGAACGAATTCAAGCCTGAAAGATTCATTGATGACGCTGGGAAGTTTGTTCCGAGTAATCAAGTGGTTCCGTTCTCTGTTGGTCCAAGATATTGTCTTAGCGAACAACTTGCAAAAATGGAACTCTTTCTTTTCCTAACCAACGTAATACAAAGATTTGAAATCGTACCTGATCCTGAAAAACCTCTGCCCAGTTTTCGTGACAGTGTTACCGGAATGGCCGATGTCGCCTTACCATACGAAGTATCCTTTCGACAACGATGAAAAGAAAAATGGTCGAATTCCACATCCTAATTACGCATTTCTAGTTCTTGCTTGCAAGTTCACGCAAATGTTGcagtaaaataacaataattttaattatattgaaaTTCTCGTAATAAATATTGTAGCATTTAAACTTCATTTTTTGAGAACAATAGTCGAGGATAGTATTCCACTTAAATGTTATACTTCCATCAAGCCGTTCTTTCGCTTACCAGTTCAAGAATATAGATATCTATTTAACATTCCAGCGCATATACGTGGTGTGTTAGTCAGACAATCGACTATGTGACACGTTTACACGTAGTCAAATAGTACATGTACATTCTACATACAATCATACCCTAACTCTGTAAAAGATGAGAAGAAGAGAGTTTTTTTAGCAGCTGAATTCTCCATTTCAGGAATCGGGCGGTACGCAGTGTGATGAACCACGACCCACAAATGATAATAAGGCGTCGAACCTAACTATGTTACCGTTCTacacggtgaccgtacatttgaacccacgtacatttgaacccatgtgtatatccacgggttcaatctatatgcgggtgctaaaatccatgggttagggttaatgtgggttcaactatccgaaaaacaaaaaaaaaattccttaggtgcaatagcatacaggtgcaattgccatgggttcaaatgtacgtgggttcaaatgtaatgggaCCGTTCTACACACCTGACCGCCACCCGCCAAATTATGACGGCAATAGCAAATTTGAGAGATTCGCATTATTCCGAATACAGCAGCCCAATACGTACAGGTAGTTTCTTTCTCAGAGGGAAAACCTAAAATCATCCCACAAACTAAGTTAAACATAATAATATACTTGCAACAAAATTGtccatatttatttcaaagtatTTTAATTAGACAAACAGGCCATGGTTATTACTTTATACTGCCAACCACAAAATGTAAGCAACATTAGATCCCCTGCGGTATTTCgagtgaaattttcaaattactttaaaatattacttaatattaccaaattattttgagcattttcaATTAAAGTCTTTCTCTATCAAGGCATATATAACGGACAGGACACTCGAAGTGTAGGCATGATAAAATTCCAGAATGCCGTATCCTTTCCACCTAGATATGAATCGGCCGAGATATCGTTGCCGTCAAGTTTGAGATAATGACGATGTAGGTTCCGATACCGTGGCCACTCTACGTCTGTCATTACGCCTTGATCGCCAATACTTGGATTTCTAGAAAATTGGCAAGGCAAGATCGTTGctaacaaaaaattataaaaaaatattttactatcttcaaccaaaaaaatgaatacaaacAAGTATTCAATGTATTTCAAGCTGTTGTTTCTGATTGGAATGCATAATAAGTTGCCAATAATATTATCGAAAACACTGGTTTGTTGTTTTGTTCATGTAGGCTGTGACATGTCATTAGTTAGCCTATATCATCGCCGTGGAGATTAGAATCA from the Styela clava chromosome 5, kaStyClav1.hap1.2, whole genome shotgun sequence genome contains:
- the LOC120344811 gene encoding integrin alpha-11-like, producing MNNSRSKLVFILSLLAVLSSAAAFNVDISSNHIDIISSPDVNTKLLTVPPSSNISDTTSYFGYTVGINMVDINNITKARLFVVSPLHRATNRSSVHPHIEKKPEGGIYECQIENIFIIEKNDSEISSLCVPIHPEKRLPSDVFGKSVSSNSDGHMTACSATRGKNCSSAIHLPGFCYRSSDFGKTWNMDKRSRNAACGVETVDVMFVLDGSASVVGHFQKIKDFATNITALLDIEKGTIHVGVIQYSTFIWQSPQHRKNYIKTELKLGEFQNLEDFQEAMSHVNISMGSTMTGAALKKVVDDFTQSERYNSSTNKQVMILLTDGRSIYSKRVTLYAQQLRDFGVVPYAIGVGQEIDDNELRVIATGTDTDVRVYKVENFEGLNDIVDDFQSEILSSQLEFGETGFSSHYGAIVKDENNTTSQFWFTLRHNRVSRWKVESAGDENRVSC
- the LOC144422666 gene encoding cytochrome P450 2B1-like, whose translation is MRDFFIAGTENSSSTLRWSFLCFAHYPEIQEKVSKEVKQVIGSGVPSMSHKEAMPYTCAFIHEITRFRTLVPLAIPHVTTEDVKFKGYRIPKGTPVLPNLYAANHDPNVFEHPNEFKPERFIDDAGKFVPSNQVVPFSVGPRYCLSEQLAKMELFLFLTNVIQRFEIVPDPEKPLPSFRDSVTGMADVALPYEVSFRQR